The Streptomyces camelliae genome window below encodes:
- the gatB gene encoding Asp-tRNA(Asn)/Glu-tRNA(Gln) amidotransferase subunit GatB, whose amino-acid sequence MTTTTDLVSYEDALASYDPVMGLEVHVELGTKTKMFCGCSTELGAEPNSQTCPTCLGLPGALPVVNATGVESAIKIGLALNCEIAEWCRFARKNYFYPDMPKNFQTSQYDEPIAFNGYLDVQLEDGETFRVEIERAHMEEDTGKSTHVGGATGRIHGAQHSLLDYNRAGIPLIEIVTKPIVGAGERAPEVAKAYVRELREVIRALGVSEARMEMGQMRCDVNLSLMPKGSSTFGTRSETKNVNSLRSVERAARFEIMRHAAVLNDGGTVVQETRHFHEDTGSTTSGRVKEEAEDYRYFPEPDLVPVAPSREWVEEIRAALPELPLVRRTRLLAEWGISATDMQAILNAGALDPIVATIDAGADAASARKWWMGELARSANESGKALDELAITPQQVARVTELVAKGDLNDKLARQVIEGVLAGEGTPDEVVDKRGLKVVSDDSALGTAVDEAIAGNPGVADKIRGGKVAAAGALVGAVMKATRGQADAARVKELILAKLGVSEG is encoded by the coding sequence GTGACCACCACGACCGACCTGGTGTCGTACGAGGACGCGCTGGCGTCCTACGACCCCGTCATGGGCCTTGAGGTCCATGTCGAACTCGGCACCAAGACCAAGATGTTCTGCGGCTGTTCGACCGAGCTGGGTGCCGAGCCCAACTCGCAGACCTGCCCGACCTGCCTCGGCCTGCCGGGCGCGCTCCCGGTCGTCAACGCGACCGGCGTCGAGTCCGCGATCAAGATCGGTCTCGCGCTGAACTGCGAGATCGCCGAGTGGTGCCGCTTCGCCCGGAAGAACTACTTCTATCCGGACATGCCGAAGAACTTCCAGACCTCCCAGTACGACGAGCCGATCGCCTTCAACGGCTACCTCGACGTGCAGCTGGAGGACGGCGAGACCTTCCGCGTGGAGATCGAGCGCGCCCACATGGAGGAGGACACCGGCAAGTCCACCCACGTGGGTGGCGCGACCGGCCGTATCCACGGCGCGCAGCACTCGCTCCTGGACTACAACCGCGCGGGCATCCCGCTCATCGAGATCGTCACCAAGCCCATCGTCGGCGCCGGCGAGCGCGCCCCCGAGGTGGCCAAGGCGTACGTCCGTGAGCTGCGCGAGGTCATCCGTGCCCTCGGCGTGTCCGAGGCCCGCATGGAGATGGGCCAGATGCGCTGCGACGTGAACCTGTCGCTGATGCCGAAGGGCAGCTCGACGTTCGGCACGCGCTCCGAGACGAAGAACGTCAACTCGCTGCGCTCCGTGGAGCGCGCGGCTCGCTTCGAGATCATGCGGCACGCCGCCGTACTGAACGACGGCGGCACGGTCGTCCAGGAGACCCGCCACTTCCACGAGGACACCGGGTCCACGACCTCGGGCCGCGTGAAGGAGGAGGCCGAGGACTACCGGTACTTCCCCGAGCCGGACCTGGTGCCGGTGGCCCCCTCCCGGGAGTGGGTCGAGGAGATCCGCGCGGCCCTGCCGGAGCTGCCGCTGGTCCGCCGTACCCGGCTGCTCGCCGAGTGGGGCATCTCGGCCACCGACATGCAGGCGATCCTCAACGCCGGTGCGCTGGACCCGATCGTCGCCACGATCGACGCCGGTGCCGACGCGGCCTCCGCCCGCAAGTGGTGGATGGGCGAACTGGCGCGCAGCGCGAACGAGTCCGGCAAGGCACTGGACGAGCTGGCCATCACGCCGCAGCAGGTCGCCCGGGTCACCGAGCTCGTCGCGAAGGGCGACCTGAACGACAAGCTGGCCCGGCAGGTCATCGAGGGCGTCCTCGCGGGCGAGGGCACCCCGGACGAGGTCGTCGACAAGCGCGGCCTGAAGGTCGTGTCCGACGACTCGGCCCTCGGCACGGCCGTCGACGAGGCCATCGCCGGCAACCCGGGCGTCGCGGACAAGATCCGCGGCGGCAAGGTGGCCGCGGCCGGCGCCCTGGTCGGCGCGGTCATGAAGGCCACCCGGGGTCAGGCCGACGCGGCCCGCGTCAAGGAGCTGATCCTGGCGAAGCTGGGCGTCAGCGAGGGCTGA